The sequence CCATCGTCGGCGCCTTCGCCACCCACCGGGGCTATCGGACCTGGCGTGCGCGCAACGCCGGCCCGGCGGATGGAACCGCCGCTTGATTGTGAGCTGACTCACATTAGGATGGGCCGCGGGAGGTCAACGCCCATGACACGAAAGTTCTCACACTCACTCACCGCAGGCGGGCTCAACTGGGACAGCCTGCCTCTGAAACTGTTCGCGGGAGGCAACGCCAAGTTCTGGGATCCCGCCGATATCGACTTCTCGCGCGATCGCGAGGATTGGGAAGCGCTGTCGGAGCTGGAACGAGACTGGGCCACCCGGCTGTGCGCCCAGTTCATCGCCGGTGAGGAAGCGGTCACCCAGGATATCCAGCCGTTCATGGCGGCCATGCGGGCCGAAGGCCGACTCGGTGACGAGATGTACCTGACGCAGTTCGCGTTCGAAGAGGCCAAACACACGCAGGTGTTCCGGTTGTGGCTGGACGCCGTCGGGATGACCGGCGACCTCCAGCACTATCTCGATGACCTTCCGTCGTACCGCAAGATGTTCTACGAGGAGCTCCCGGAGTCGTTGGACGCCCTGGCCACCGATCCCTCGCCGGCGGCCCAGGTGCGGGCTTCGGCGACCTACAACCACGTCATCGAGGGCATGATGGCGTTGACGGGATATTATGCGTGGCATCGGATTTGCGTGGACCGCGGCATCCTGCCCGGCATGCAGGAGCTGGTACGGCGCATCGGCGACGACGAACGCCGCCACATGGCCTGGGGAACGTTCACCTGTCGGCGCCACGTCGCTGCCGACGAGGCCAACTGGTCGGTGTTCGAGACGCGGATGAACGAACTGATTCCGTTGGCGCTCAGCAACACCGAAGACGCGTTCGCCCTCTACGACGAGATCCCCTTCGGCCTGACGATGGACGAGTTCCAGACCTACGCCGCCGACAAGGGCATGCGCCGGCTCGGAACGATCGGCAGTGCACGCGGACGGCCGCTGGCTGAGATCGACGTCGACTACTCACCGGTTCAGCTGGAAGACGCGTTCGCAGAAGAAGATCGGGCGTCGTTGGCGTCGTCGGTCTAGGGCAGTTCGGGGCTACCCGGCGGCGGCGCGAGCCGCCAGGTGTCACATGCCGTCGCCAACATCGCGTATGTGCCGACGACGAAGATGAGCTCCATCGCCTGATGGGTGCCGAGCTCGTCGACCAGGCGCTGCCACGTCGACGCGTCGGCGCGTCCGTCGGCGAGCATCTTGTCGGTCGCCTCGAGCACCAGCCGGTCCACGCCGTCGAACTCGTCGTTACCGCGGGCCACGCGGGCGATGTCGGTCTCCGGTAGACCACCTGCGGTGGCGACCCGGTAGTGCTCGCCCCAGAAGAAAGCGGACCGCCGAACATGCGCCAGCCTGAGCACGGCAAGTTCGCGCAGGCGCAGCGGAAGCTCGCCCTGCTGCAACAGAAAGGCGTTGTAGCTCAAGAACACCCGTGCCATTTTGGGGTGGCGGACCAGCACCCCGATGATGTCGAAGTTCAGCGGGTCCCTCGGGTGCCCCGAACCCGCCCGCGGCACCTGGTCGCCGGGTATGCCCATCAGCGCGCCGAGCGCCTCGTACTCGTCGTCACCCCACTCGTCGGCCGTCAGCGGTGTCAGCAGGGGCCGGTCGGTGTCGTCCGTCCCGTTGCGACGCGTCAAAGCAGGGGCTCCTCACCGGCCAGGATGGTGCGATGCATCAACCGCCCACTGTCCTCGGCGTACGGCAGCGCCCGGTGCATGGTGCCGGTGTTGTCCCAGACGAGCAGATCACCAAGTTGCCAGCGGTGGCGGTAGACATACTTCGGCTGGGTCGCCCAATCACGAAGGCGGGCAAGCAGTGCGCGGCTCTCCTCGATCGACATGCCCACCACGTAGTCGGCTGTCGCGCCGAGCAGCAGCGATTTGCGGCCGGAACGGTGCGTCCACACCAACGGGCACACCTTCGTCGGCGACTTCTGCCAGAAGGCGACCTCCTCATAGCTCATTTCCGGCGTCACGTAATACTGCGAACGCTCCGCGCTGTGCACCACCCGGACATCGGCGATGGCGTCCTTCTCGGACTGCGGCAGATCGTCGTATGCCGCATAGGTGTTGCAGAATTCGGTGTCGCCGCCGGTTTCCGAAAGCTTCACCGCCCGAAGCAGCGTCGCCAGATTGGGATAGGGCTGCAACGAACCGTCGAAGTGCCAGAACATCGAGCCCTTCAGATACTGGGCGCGTTGGTTGACGTTC comes from Mycolicibacterium pulveris and encodes:
- a CDS encoding R2-like ligand-binding oxidase; amino-acid sequence: MTRKFSHSLTAGGLNWDSLPLKLFAGGNAKFWDPADIDFSRDREDWEALSELERDWATRLCAQFIAGEEAVTQDIQPFMAAMRAEGRLGDEMYLTQFAFEEAKHTQVFRLWLDAVGMTGDLQHYLDDLPSYRKMFYEELPESLDALATDPSPAAQVRASATYNHVIEGMMALTGYYAWHRICVDRGILPGMQELVRRIGDDERRHMAWGTFTCRRHVAADEANWSVFETRMNELIPLALSNTEDAFALYDEIPFGLTMDEFQTYAADKGMRRLGTIGSARGRPLAEIDVDYSPVQLEDAFAEEDRASLASSV
- a CDS encoding TauD/TfdA dioxygenase family protein — protein: MGVTSTQLDVVDLTPKIGSAIRTDLDTLLSGREAANIRAILEQRGVVFFRGLDITDQQQVDIAKTLGDIVANEGEDGIYKISLDKNVNQRAQYLKGSMFWHFDGSLQPYPNLATLLRAVKLSETGGDTEFCNTYAAYDDLPQSEKDAIADVRVVHSAERSQYYVTPEMSYEEVAFWQKSPTKVCPLVWTHRSGRKSLLLGATADYVVGMSIEESRALLARLRDWATQPKYVYRHRWQLGDLLVWDNTGTMHRALPYAEDSGRLMHRTILAGEEPLL
- a CDS encoding carboxymuconolactone decarboxylase family protein, with translation MTRRNGTDDTDRPLLTPLTADEWGDDEYEALGALMGIPGDQVPRAGSGHPRDPLNFDIIGVLVRHPKMARVFLSYNAFLLQQGELPLRLRELAVLRLAHVRRSAFFWGEHYRVATAGGLPETDIARVARGNDEFDGVDRLVLEATDKMLADGRADASTWQRLVDELGTHQAMELIFVVGTYAMLATACDTWRLAPPPGSPELP